A region of Malaciobacter marinus DNA encodes the following proteins:
- the napA gene encoding nitrate reductase catalytic subunit NapA produces MSLSRRDFLRSSAAASAAAAVGMSMPTEVQAAANKLEGDWRWDKAACRFCGTGCGIMLATKNGKIVAVKGDPAAPVNRGLNCIKGYFNAKIMYGADRLKQPLLRVNAKGEFDKNGKFAPISWERAFDEMEFHIKKALKESGPEGVGVFASGQYTVMEGYAAQKMMKAGFRSNAIDPNARHCMASAVVGFYQTFGIDEPSGCYDDIELTDTVVSWGSNMAEMHPILWSRVTDRKLSDPNNVKVINLSTYRHRTSDLADIEIIFKPNSDLALWNYIAREIVYNHPESIDWDFVKEHIVFAASPVNMGYGMRRSDEKAIKEGKYTDKEMETISKEMSKIVSEDEAPALAPYGYKAGDNMINKPAGLKHWEISFEEYKKFLDPYDADYVTQVSKGDPDETDEEFKKKIKELANLYIQKNRKVVSFWTMGMNQHTRGTWVNTLAYNVHFLLNKQAKPGSGAFSLTGQPSACGTAREVGTFCHRLPADMMVKVKKHRDICEKAWKIPSETLNPVGNQHIMKIHRDIEDGVVKFAWVNVCNPYQDTASASHWIKAAREMDNFIVCSDGYPGISAKVSDLILPTAMIYEKWGAYGNAERRTQHWRQQVLPVGDSMSDTWQWVELSKRFTVKDLWGEYTLRNGKKLPDVISKAKAMGYDENTSMYDILFANEKAKSYKLDKNDPIQAGFDNSEGYGDSRNVVGSDGEIFKGYGFFIQKYLFEEYADFGRGHAHDLADFDTYHKVRGLKWPVVDGKETQWRFNTKYDPYAKKYGKTGTDFAFYGKLAKALAQGDLKGITDKNKKPLKNKAKIFARPYMDSPEMPDEQYPVWLSTGRVLEHWHSGTMTMRVPELYRAVPEALCYMHPADAKKYDVKQGGLCWVESRRGKVKARVETRGRNRPSRGLVFVPWFDEKVFINKVCADYTCPQSKQTDFKKCAVKIYKA; encoded by the coding sequence ATGTCGCTTTCAAGAAGAGATTTTCTTAGAAGTTCAGCCGCAGCTTCTGCAGCAGCAGCAGTTGGTATGAGTATGCCAACAGAAGTTCAAGCAGCAGCAAATAAGCTAGAGGGTGACTGGAGATGGGACAAAGCAGCTTGTCGTTTCTGTGGTACTGGTTGTGGTATTATGCTTGCTACGAAAAATGGAAAAATTGTTGCAGTAAAGGGTGATCCAGCAGCACCTGTAAATAGAGGGTTAAATTGTATTAAAGGTTATTTTAATGCAAAAATCATGTATGGTGCCGATAGATTAAAGCAACCTTTACTAAGAGTTAATGCAAAAGGTGAATTTGACAAAAATGGAAAATTTGCTCCTATTTCTTGGGAAAGAGCTTTTGATGAAATGGAATTTCATATTAAAAAAGCACTTAAAGAGTCTGGACCTGAGGGTGTTGGTGTATTTGCTTCTGGACAATATACAGTTATGGAAGGTTATGCAGCTCAAAAAATGATGAAAGCTGGATTTAGAAGTAATGCAATTGATCCAAATGCAAGACACTGTATGGCATCAGCTGTTGTTGGTTTTTACCAAACTTTTGGTATTGATGAACCATCTGGATGTTATGATGACATTGAACTTACTGATACTGTTGTTTCTTGGGGTTCAAATATGGCAGAAATGCACCCTATTTTATGGTCAAGGGTAACTGATAGAAAATTATCTGATCCTAATAATGTAAAAGTTATTAACCTTTCAACTTATAGACACAGAACTTCAGATTTAGCAGACATTGAAATTATCTTTAAACCAAATTCTGATTTAGCTTTATGGAACTATATTGCAAGAGAGATTGTATATAATCACCCTGAATCAATTGATTGGGATTTTGTAAAAGAACATATTGTATTTGCTGCAAGTCCAGTAAATATGGGTTATGGTATGAGAAGATCTGATGAAAAAGCCATCAAAGAAGGTAAATATACTGATAAAGAAATGGAAACTATTTCTAAAGAAATGTCAAAAATAGTTTCAGAAGATGAAGCTCCTGCCTTAGCTCCTTATGGATACAAAGCTGGGGATAATATGATAAATAAACCAGCTGGTTTAAAACACTGGGAAATCTCTTTTGAAGAGTATAAAAAATTCCTAGATCCATATGATGCAGATTATGTAACTCAAGTATCAAAAGGTGATCCTGATGAAACTGATGAAGAGTTTAAGAAAAAAATCAAAGAATTAGCTAATTTATATATTCAAAAAAATAGAAAAGTAGTATCATTTTGGACTATGGGTATGAACCAACATACAAGAGGAACTTGGGTAAATACTTTAGCATATAATGTTCACTTTTTATTAAATAAACAAGCAAAACCAGGTTCTGGTGCATTTAGTTTAACAGGACAACCAAGTGCTTGTGGAACTGCAAGAGAAGTTGGAACTTTCTGTCATAGATTACCTGCTGACATGATGGTAAAAGTTAAAAAACATAGAGATATTTGTGAAAAAGCTTGGAAAATTCCAAGTGAAACTTTAAATCCTGTTGGAAATCAACATATTATGAAAATTCACAGAGATATTGAAGATGGCGTAGTAAAATTTGCATGGGTAAATGTTTGTAACCCATATCAAGATACTGCAAGTGCTAGTCATTGGATAAAAGCAGCAAGAGAGATGGATAACTTTATTGTTTGTTCTGATGGATATCCAGGTATTTCTGCAAAAGTATCTGATTTAATTTTACCAACTGCTATGATTTATGAAAAATGGGGAGCATATGGTAATGCAGAAAGAAGAACACAACATTGGAGACAACAAGTTCTACCAGTAGGTGATTCAATGTCAGATACTTGGCAATGGGTTGAATTATCAAAAAGATTTACGGTAAAAGATTTATGGGGTGAATATACATTAAGAAATGGTAAGAAACTACCAGATGTTATTTCAAAAGCAAAAGCTATGGGATACGATGAAAATACATCTATGTATGATATTTTATTTGCAAATGAAAAAGCAAAATCTTATAAATTAGATAAAAATGATCCAATTCAAGCAGGTTTTGATAACTCTGAAGGATATGGAGATAGCAGAAATGTTGTTGGTAGTGATGGCGAAATATTTAAAGGATATGGATTCTTTATTCAAAAATACTTATTTGAAGAGTATGCAGATTTTGGTAGAGGTCATGCACATGATTTAGCTGATTTTGATACTTATCACAAAGTAAGAGGATTAAAATGGCCAGTTGTTGATGGTAAAGAGACTCAATGGAGATTCAATACTAAATATGATCCTTATGCTAAAAAATATGGAAAAACTGGAACTGACTTTGCTTTCTATGGAAAATTAGCAAAAGCTTTAGCACAAGGTGATTTAAAAGGAATAACAGACAAAAATAAAAAACCTTTAAAAAATAAAGCAAAAATCTTTGCAAGACCTTATATGGATTCACCTGAAATGCCAGATGAGCAATATCCAGTATGGTTAAGCACAGGTAGAGTACTTGAACATTGGCACTCTGGAACTATGACAATGAGAGTTCCTGAATTATACAGAGCAGTACCAGAAGCACTTTGTTATATGCATCCAGCAGATGCAAAAAAATATGATGTAAAACAAGGTGGACTTTGTTGGGTTGAAAGTAGAAGAGGAAAAGTTAAAGCAAGAGTCGAAACTAGAGGAAGAAATAGACCATCAAGAGGACTTGTATTTGTACCTTGGTTTGATGAAAAAGTGTTTATTAATAAAGTTTGTGCTGATTATACTTGTCCTCAATCAAAACAAACAGATTTTAAAAAATGCGCTGTGAAAATATATAAAGCATAG
- a CDS encoding precorrin-2 dehydrogenase/sirohydrochlorin ferrochelatase family protein: MNYLPIFLNMKNKKVLVIGGGEVAHRKVLSLLKFTKDIMIVSSHIKTELKMTINKYSLIYLQDNYNSKYLEKIDILIVAVDDLKLQKNIYEETKDKKIMCNFSDFEEYCDFILPSYIKKDDLVVCVSTMGSAPAFAKEFKKYIEKLIPNDIDCFLKQMKDLRTTLPKGKKRMDLLRQKAQKYIQNFKQ, translated from the coding sequence TTGAATTATTTACCAATATTTTTAAATATGAAAAATAAAAAGGTATTAGTAATTGGAGGAGGTGAAGTGGCTCATAGAAAGGTCCTTTCACTGTTAAAGTTTACTAAAGATATTATGATTGTTTCTTCACATATCAAGACTGAACTTAAAATGACAATAAATAAATATAGCTTAATATATCTACAAGACAATTACAATAGTAAATATTTAGAAAAAATTGATATATTAATTGTGGCAGTTGATGATTTAAAATTACAAAAAAATATTTATGAAGAAACAAAAGATAAGAAAATCATGTGTAATTTTTCAGACTTTGAAGAGTATTGTGATTTTATTTTACCCTCATATATAAAAAAAGATGATTTAGTTGTATGTGTATCAACAATGGGAAGTGCACCAGCATTTGCTAAAGAGTTTAAAAAATATATTGAAAAATTAATTCCTAATGATATTGATTGTTTTTTAAAGCAAATGAAAGATTTAAGAACAACTTTACCAAAGGGAAAAAAGAGAATGGACCTTTTAAGACAAAAGGCCCAAAAATATATTCAGAATTTTAAACAATAG
- a CDS encoding type IV pili methyl-accepting chemotaxis transducer N-terminal domain-containing protein, translating into MKKTAAISNKIKTIGLLFVILMSSVIATTIYLNAKNEKDALIINIAGKQRMLTQKISKNVFYLYHNNQHSFSELDNATQEFIYNLNSLKDGNHLIKIEPAPTTAISNQISKVEILWSSFYKNIEDIKKLLQNRNGKNEKTLKILVDTVYATNNNLLNEVDKIVSLYTTYSERKTTFIKYFQYLFALIIINLIIYSYFQLKSMEENAKKFIELSNKIKEGKLNEPIDLIHFEAEKEIVEATNTLNCFINKINAAMAYSDNASKKLEDLTNEFDEILDELSESRDLSSQLYKSEDMVIESQENLLNFTHKLEELKKELNSLSKNCKTKESIV; encoded by the coding sequence ATGAAAAAAACAGCAGCAATAAGTAATAAAATCAAAACAATTGGTTTATTATTTGTTATTTTAATGTCAAGTGTTATAGCAACAACAATATATTTAAATGCAAAAAATGAAAAAGATGCTCTAATAATAAATATTGCAGGTAAACAAAGGATGCTAACTCAAAAAATATCAAAAAATGTATTTTATCTTTATCACAATAATCAACATAGTTTTTCAGAACTTGATAATGCAACTCAAGAATTTATATATAACTTAAACTCTTTAAAAGATGGAAATCATTTAATCAAAATAGAACCAGCACCAACTACTGCTATTTCTAATCAAATATCAAAAGTAGAGATTTTATGGTCTAGTTTTTATAAAAATATTGAAGATATTAAAAAACTATTACAAAATAGAAATGGGAAAAATGAAAAAACATTAAAAATTTTAGTTGATACTGTATATGCTACTAACAATAATTTACTAAATGAAGTTGATAAAATTGTAAGTTTATATACAACATATTCAGAAAGAAAAACAACATTTATAAAATATTTTCAATATCTTTTTGCACTAATAATTATTAACTTAATTATCTATAGTTATTTTCAATTAAAAAGTATGGAAGAAAATGCTAAAAAATTTATAGAATTATCTAATAAAATAAAAGAAGGCAAATTAAATGAGCCGATTGATTTAATACATTTTGAAGCAGAAAAAGAGATAGTAGAAGCAACAAATACACTTAATTGCTTTATCAATAAAATAAATGCAGCAATGGCTTATTCAGATAATGCTTCAAAAAAACTAGAAGATTTGACAAATGAATTTGATGAAATCCTTGATGAATTAAGTGAATCAAGAGATTTATCAAGCCAATTATATAAAAGTGAAGATATGGTAATTGAATCACAAGAAAATTTATTAAACTTTACTCATAAATTAGAAGAGCTTAAAAAAGAGCTTAACTCTTTATCTAAAAATTGTAAAACAAAAGAATCTATTGTTTAA
- a CDS encoding Crp/Fnr family transcriptional regulator, with product MLLEDTIKNIEFFEELNEKQVNTLASFSNVSTYPKNSILYYETEINNKLMFLVDGLIKIYKVDKFGNEIFLYHIYKNSMISELSSLDSKEIQCFSNAEFTQNSTILVVDYEKFKENFLDKNILTSKLIEVLLKKSQQFQCIINRELVFDATAKVAFMLTQDLDMFNQLKRQEVSFMLHIQPETLSRVLKRLSRNKTISIQNSKVTILNKEELVSIFKGIGV from the coding sequence TTGTTATTAGAAGATACTATAAAAAATATTGAATTTTTTGAAGAACTAAATGAAAAACAAGTAAATACATTAGCTAGCTTTTCAAATGTATCTACTTATCCTAAGAATTCAATTTTATATTATGAAACGGAAATAAATAATAAACTTATGTTTCTAGTAGATGGTTTAATAAAAATATATAAAGTTGACAAATTTGGAAACGAGATTTTTTTATATCACATATATAAAAATAGTATGATATCAGAGCTATCTTCATTAGATAGTAAAGAAATACAATGTTTTTCAAATGCTGAATTTACGCAAAATTCAACTATATTGGTTGTTGATTATGAAAAGTTTAAAGAAAACTTTTTAGATAAAAATATTTTAACTTCAAAGCTAATTGAAGTTTTACTAAAAAAAAGTCAACAATTTCAATGTATTATAAATAGAGAATTAGTATTTGATGCAACTGCTAAAGTTGCATTTATGTTAACTCAAGATTTAGATATGTTTAATCAATTAAAAAGACAAGAAGTATCATTTATGTTACATATTCAACCAGAAACTTTATCAAGAGTTTTAAAAAGATTAAGTAGAAATAAAACAATAAGTATCCAAAATAGTAAAGTAACAATTCTAAACAAAGAAGAACTTGTATCAATATTCAAAGGAATTGGTGTATGA
- a CDS encoding glycosyl transferase has product MSFKKYIKAVGTGFKGNRDLQEDEVIDAITKILNKEASDAQIGAFLIGFRVKLESDDELKACVKALRNFMQFYEVKDSIELGYSFDGRVRNPFLFPLFKDILKQFYEKNSDIKPLNLIISTDKLQPAKIGMCTKDLVLEYDLGENIYTFNRANYLKQLSDLTSVRHELGLRTVFNTVEKLLGVAKSEYAVTTAFHKPYVKKYIEVFKDYFEDVSVVKGAEGSPEVFSDGKYWQKIDEKIVETSFNLKDYGINYNRKYEHISLEETKNIINNPDEEIIKLSKFNIALYLLFSKRVNSLDEAWQRLN; this is encoded by the coding sequence TTGAGTTTTAAAAAATATATAAAAGCTGTTGGAACAGGTTTTAAAGGAAATAGAGATTTACAAGAAGATGAGGTTATAGATGCAATAACAAAAATCTTAAATAAAGAGGCAAGTGATGCGCAAATAGGAGCATTTTTAATAGGATTTAGAGTAAAACTTGAAAGTGATGATGAACTAAAAGCTTGTGTAAAAGCACTGAGAAATTTTATGCAATTTTATGAAGTAAAAGACTCAATTGAGCTTGGTTATTCATTTGATGGAAGAGTAAGAAATCCTTTTTTATTCCCTTTATTCAAAGATATATTAAAGCAGTTTTATGAAAAAAACAGTGATATTAAACCTCTAAATTTAATAATTTCAACAGATAAGTTACAACCAGCAAAGATTGGAATGTGTACAAAAGATTTGGTTTTAGAGTATGATTTAGGTGAGAATATATATACTTTTAATAGGGCAAATTATTTAAAACAATTAAGTGATTTAACTTCAGTAAGGCATGAATTAGGCCTTAGAACTGTTTTTAATACAGTAGAAAAACTTTTAGGAGTTGCAAAAAGTGAATATGCAGTAACTACAGCTTTTCATAAACCATATGTGAAAAAGTATATTGAAGTTTTTAAAGACTATTTTGAAGATGTAAGCGTAGTAAAAGGAGCTGAGGGTAGTCCTGAGGTCTTTTCAGATGGTAAGTATTGGCAAAAAATAGATGAAAAAATAGTTGAAACAAGTTTTAATTTAAAAGATTATGGTATTAATTATAATAGAAAATATGAACATATATCTTTAGAAGAGACTAAAAATATAATTAATAATCCTGATGAAGAGATTATAAAGCTAAGTAAGTTTAATATTGCATTATATTTACTCTTTTCAAAAAGAGTTAACTCTTTAGATGAAGCTTGGCAGCGATTAAATTAA
- a CDS encoding Crp/Fnr family transcriptional regulator translates to MNLKELYLFKDLDEKTIRQIENISVKSNYVKDNIIFYEGDESKYLHLLIKGVVKLYKSTSNSKEIVMKYFYDNELIAELSNFEKIPYPASAVAYSECEVLKIDFEKFRKIIYSNEDLILKIQSSLIKKIKNLERIISSQLVLDTHQRVAKYIVENQEDFFNTKNILIAQMLNITPETLSRVLRNYKDKSLIDMKNKTINQEELITIYS, encoded by the coding sequence ATGAATTTAAAAGAGCTTTATTTATTTAAAGATTTAGATGAAAAGACGATCAGACAAATAGAAAATATTTCTGTTAAAAGTAATTATGTAAAAGATAATATCATCTTTTATGAAGGTGATGAATCAAAATATTTACATTTATTAATAAAAGGTGTAGTTAAACTTTATAAAAGCACAAGTAACAGTAAAGAGATTGTTATGAAGTATTTTTATGATAATGAACTTATCGCAGAATTAAGTAATTTTGAAAAGATACCTTATCCAGCAAGTGCTGTTGCATATAGTGAGTGTGAAGTTTTAAAAATTGATTTTGAAAAATTTAGAAAAATTATCTATTCAAATGAAGATTTAATTTTAAAAATACAATCTTCACTTATAAAAAAGATAAAAAATTTAGAAAGAATCATCTCTTCACAATTGGTTTTAGATACACATCAAAGAGTTGCAAAATATATAGTTGAGAATCAAGAAGACTTTTTTAATACAAAAAATATTCTAATTGCTCAAATGCTTAATATAACACCTGAGACTTTATCAAGAGTACTTAGAAATTATAAAGACAAAAGTCTTATTGATATGAAAAATAAAACTATAAATCAAGAAGAACTTATAACAATTTATAGTTAA
- the moaA gene encoding GTP 3',8-cyclase MoaA, with protein MLIDGHNRVVDYLRVSVTERCNFRCQYCMPEKPFSWVPKENLLSYEDLFKFIKVSIDEGIKKVRITGGEPLLREDLDSFIKMIYDYKSDIDLALTTNAYLLPKVAQKLKDAGLKRINVSLDTLKPDVAAKIAQKDVLAKVLEGIKKADEVGLKIKVNCVPIKGINDDGIIEVLEFCKERGYVVRFIEFMENHYAKDSAKGLDSKEIKDIISKKYNFKMVPRDTSSPAQYYELEDGYQFGIIEPHKDDFCASCNRIRLTAEGFLIPCLYFEDAMSIKDAVQNDEIDKAVDILKEVLRTKPEKNKWSEEDGTETSTRAFYETGG; from the coding sequence ATGTTAATAGATGGACATAATAGAGTTGTTGATTATTTAAGAGTATCTGTTACTGAAAGATGTAATTTTAGGTGCCAATACTGTATGCCTGAAAAACCTTTTTCGTGGGTTCCAAAAGAGAACTTACTTTCATATGAAGATTTATTTAAATTTATAAAAGTTTCAATTGATGAGGGTATAAAAAAAGTTAGAATTACAGGTGGTGAACCTCTTTTAAGAGAAGATTTAGACAGCTTTATTAAAATGATATATGATTATAAAAGTGATATAGATTTAGCACTTACAACAAACGCTTACTTATTACCTAAAGTTGCCCAAAAACTCAAGGATGCTGGACTAAAAAGAATCAATGTTTCACTTGATACTTTAAAGCCAGATGTAGCAGCAAAAATTGCTCAAAAAGATGTTTTGGCAAAGGTTTTAGAAGGAATAAAAAAAGCAGATGAAGTAGGTTTGAAAATCAAAGTAAATTGTGTTCCTATAAAAGGAATAAATGATGATGGAATTATAGAAGTTTTAGAGTTTTGTAAAGAACGAGGATATGTAGTAAGATTTATTGAGTTTATGGAAAATCATTATGCAAAAGATAGTGCAAAAGGTTTAGACTCAAAAGAGATTAAAGATATAATTTCTAAAAAATATAATTTTAAAATGGTTCCAAGAGACACTAGTTCACCTGCTCAATATTATGAGTTAGAAGATGGTTATCAATTTGGAATAATTGAACCTCATAAAGATGATTTTTGTGCTTCATGTAATAGAATCAGATTAACAGCTGAGGGATTCTTAATTCCATGCTTATATTTTGAAGATGCAATGAGTATTAAAGATGCGGTTCAAAATGATGAGATTGATAAAGCAGTTGATATTTTAAAAGAGGTTTTAAGAACAAAACCTGAAAAAAACAAATGGTCAGAAGAAGATGGAACTGAAACTTCAACAAGAGCATTTTATGAAACGGGAGGATGA
- the rpsO gene encoding 30S ribosomal protein S15, protein MALDQDVKASIIAKFKKNDKDTGSSEVQIALLTEQIRVLTEHLKINKQDHSSRLGLLKMVGKRKRLLKYLKNTAHDRFTAVVTELGIRAK, encoded by the coding sequence ATGGCTTTAGATCAGGACGTAAAAGCAAGTATTATTGCAAAGTTCAAAAAAAATGATAAAGATACAGGTTCTTCAGAAGTACAAATTGCATTATTAACAGAGCAAATTAGAGTATTAACTGAGCATTTAAAAATCAACAAACAAGATCACTCATCAAGATTAGGTCTTTTAAAAATGGTTGGTAAAAGAAAAAGACTTTTAAAATATTTAAAAAATACAGCTCATGATAGATTCACAGCAGTAGTTACTGAATTAGGAATTAGAGCTAAGTAA
- a CDS encoding RrF2 family transcriptional regulator, giving the protein MLLTKKSEYALLSLISIAKSDKPKNVDVLSKELNISKSFLAKIMQNLAKQDIVVSHRGVNGGFALKKSYDKLTILEITTAAEERIPSVFECSPSANSCPSDVANTCTIWPLLNNLQNKINVFLKDLTLKDIAS; this is encoded by the coding sequence ATGTTATTAACAAAAAAAAGCGAATATGCATTGTTATCTTTAATATCAATTGCAAAAAGTGACAAACCAAAAAATGTTGATGTTTTATCAAAAGAGCTTAATATCTCAAAGTCATTTTTAGCAAAAATAATGCAAAATTTAGCAAAGCAAGATATTGTAGTGTCTCACAGAGGTGTAAATGGTGGATTTGCTTTGAAAAAATCATATGACAAACTTACAATATTGGAAATAACAACAGCAGCAGAAGAGAGAATACCATCTGTATTTGAGTGCTCTCCATCAGCAAATTCATGCCCATCAGATGTTGCTAATACTTGTACAATTTGGCCTTTACTAAATAATTTACAAAATAAAATAAACGTGTTCTTGAAGGACTTAACCCTTAAGGACATAGCTTCATGA
- a CDS encoding DHH family phosphoesterase: protein MKLFHISHTDLDGFSCQLLTKEFFKSGVFLNANYGLEVKLSIKKVLELINNLDKSEEIFLLITDLNLTYQESKDLHKDINKLKEEGFNIKLQLLDHHATGQKSADTYDWYFLDLNRCAAKITYDYITQEYGGFKDDDKWIKPLINSVNAIDIWLDNETFNFEFGKVLLSMISRVREINNVLFADLNRDFRIFLLKKAATYITKENANIQLDNDIHKLKKEFLNTSGIDDTIDNLSAKYLVSSLEKIKDNLTIHYKEHKGLLTYTLGSISIPANAFLKANPDYDFFIDVGRKGNASFRADGKVDVSYIAQKLAKGGGHVNASGAKFEDFKETIDYQQVRSYIQNKLNTLN from the coding sequence ATGAAATTATTTCATATATCCCATACAGATTTAGATGGTTTTTCTTGCCAATTATTAACAAAAGAGTTTTTTAAAAGTGGAGTTTTTTTAAATGCAAACTACGGACTTGAAGTAAAACTTAGTATAAAAAAAGTTTTAGAACTAATAAACAATCTTGACAAAAGTGAAGAGATATTTCTTTTAATAACTGATTTGAATTTAACATATCAAGAATCAAAAGATTTACATAAAGATATAAATAAGTTAAAAGAAGAAGGTTTTAATATAAAACTACAACTTTTAGATCACCATGCAACAGGACAAAAAAGCGCAGATACTTATGATTGGTATTTCTTAGATTTAAATAGATGTGCTGCAAAAATAACTTATGATTATATAACACAAGAGTATGGCGGTTTTAAAGATGATGATAAATGGATTAAACCTTTAATAAATAGTGTAAATGCTATTGATATTTGGTTAGATAATGAGACTTTTAATTTTGAATTTGGGAAAGTTCTTTTAAGTATGATAAGTCGTGTAAGAGAGATTAACAATGTTTTATTTGCTGATTTAAATAGAGATTTTAGAATTTTTTTATTAAAAAAAGCAGCCACATATATTACTAAAGAGAATGCAAATATTCAACTTGACAATGATATTCATAAGCTAAAAAAAGAGTTTTTAAATACTAGTGGGATTGATGATACAATAGATAATTTAAGTGCAAAGTACCTAGTCTCTTCTTTAGAAAAAATAAAAGATAATTTAACTATTCATTATAAAGAGCATAAAGGATTATTAACTTATACTTTAGGTTCTATCTCTATTCCTGCAAATGCTTTTTTAAAAGCAAATCCTGATTATGATTTTTTTATTGATGTTGGAAGAAAAGGAAATGCTAGTTTTAGAGCAGATGGAAAAGTTGATGTATCATATATTGCTCAAAAACTTGCAAAAGGTGGCGGCCATGTAAATGCAAGTGGAGCAAAGTTTGAGGACTTTAAAGAAACAATAGATTATCAGCAAGTTAGAAGTTATATTCAAAACAAGCTAAATACATTAAATTGA